The genomic region TGATGATGAAGCAAAAGCGATTTTAAGAAATATTACTTTGGATATTAATGCTGGAGAGATTGTTGCCGTTGTGGGACCAACCGGAGCTGGCAAATCAACATTTGTTAATTTGATTCCAAGATTTTACGATCCAACAAAGGGTGACGTTGAGATTGATGGTATAAATCTTAAAGATGTGAGCTTCAAATCATTGCGTGGCCAGATTGGCATTGTGACTCAGGAAACAATTTTATTTAATGATTCAATACGCGCCAACATTACTTATGGTCATCTCGAGGCGTCTCAGGACCAAGTTGAACAGGCTGCTAAGAAGGCTTTTGCGCATGACTTTATTCTAGGGTTACCAAGCGGTTATGATACTGTTATCGGGGATAGAGGTTTTCGTTTATCAGGAGGAGAGCGTCAACGTATTGCGATTGCTAGAGCGATTTTAAAGAATCCGCCGATTTTAATTTTAGATGAGGCAACATCACAGCTTGATTCAGAATCTGAGAAATATGTTCAGAAAGCAATTGATGAGCTGATGAATGGGCGCACGGTTATTTCAATTGCACATAGGCTTTCCACGATTAAAAAGGCTACAAAAATTGTAGTCTTGGAAAACGGAGAAATTGTTGGAATGGCGCCACATGCAAGACTTTTAGAGGAATGCGATCTTTATAAAAGGCTTTATGAAACGCAGTTTCAGGCCTGAAAATGACAAGAAAATGGCTATTTTTGTCTAAAAAATGGCGAAAAAGAAAATGTTGCATTTATATTAATTCTTAGTTATACTATGTGGATTAATTTTTTAGAATGATAAAAAGTAAGCTTTTATCGAAAACAGTTAAACGGAGGAAGGATGACAAACGAGTTAATCAAGAAACTGCTAGAAGCAGGGGTTCACTTCGGACACCAAACAAAAAGATGGAACCCAAAAATGAAACCTTTTATCTTTGGCGCCAGAAGCAAGATTTACATTATTGATCTGGAAAAAACTGCAGAGTGTCTGAATCAGGCCAAGGATTTTTTGCATGAAATTGCAATGAAAGGTGGGCGTGTCTTGTTTGTGGGAACAAAAAAACAAGCGCAAGATGTAATTGTTCAGGAGGCAAAACGTTCGGATATGTTTTATGTTAATTATCGTTGGCCGGGTGGACTTTTGACAAATTTTGAAACATCAAAGAAATCTTTGGAGAAGCTATCTAATTTAGAAAAGATTTTGGAAGATGGTACGGCTGAAAAACTAACAAAAAAAGAGATTGCTCGCATGGGCAAAGAATGCAATAAACTTTCCCGCGATCTTAATGGTATTCGAGAAATGAAAGATCTTCCTCAGGCTATTTTTGTTGTTGATCCAAAGAAGGAAGAAATTGCCGTTCGTGAGGCAAAAAAATTAAATATTCCTGTTGTTGCAATTATTGATACTAATTGTGACCCAGATATGGTTACTTATCCGATTCCAGCCAATGATGATGCTTTAAAATCAATTCGTTTGATTTTAACGATAATTACTGACAGTGTTGTTGAGGGTCGAAAAGGATACATGACAAGTGTTTCTACTCAAAAAAAGGCAAAAGAAGAAAATGAAGGTCCTATTGCTGAAGATAAGCCTCAAGAAGCCGTCTCTCAAGAAGAGACTGTTTGAGGTATTTTTTGAGAAAGAATTTAATAATTTATAATGATAAGATATAGTTGAAAGGAAATAATAATGGGCACAGGGGTAGACGCAATTAAAGAATTAAGGGAAATGACTTCTTGCGGAGTCATTGAATGCAAGAAGGCTTTGGAAGAAACCGGCGGAGATCTTGCTAAAGCGAAGGCAGTTTTGCGAAAAAGAGGTTTAGAGTTAGCTGCAAAAAAAGGAAGCCGAACAGCTAAAGAAGGACGCATTGAGACATATATTCATTTGGGTTCAAAGATTGGTGTGCTTGCTGAAGTTAATTGTGAAACAGATTTTGTTGCAAAAAATGATGATTTTATTCAATTTTCAAAAGATGTGGTTATGCATATTGCTGCCATGAATCCAAAATATGTCCGCAAAGAAGATATCCCTGAAGATATTTTGTCTGAGCAAAAAGATAAAGATGCATTTTGCAAAGAAGTATGTCTTTTGGAGCAGCCATTCGTTAAAGATTCTAAACTAACAATACAAGATTATCTTAACAATCTTGTGGCAAAGATTGGTGAAAATATGTTTGTTAGCCGATTTGCTAGATTTAAGGTTGGGGAAGTTGAATAAAAAACCAATTTATAAACGTATTCTTTTAAAATTAAGTGGCGAAGCAATACAAGGCACTAAAGGCCATGGCATTGATGCTGAGATTTGTGTTTCCTTGGCTAAGCAAATTAAAGAAATTTGGAAATCCGGCGTTAAAGTTGCTTTAGTCGTTGGAGGCGGAAATATTTTTAGGGGTCAGGTTGAATGTGAAAAGTTTGATCTTAATCGTTCTGTTGCAGATTATATGGGTATGTTGGCAACTGTTTTAAACGGGTTAGCGCTTCAAAATGCACTAGAACATGTAGGTGTCCCGACAAGAGTTTTGACTGCAATTGAAATGCATGCGATTGCTGAGCCGTATATACGTCGACGTGCAATGCGTCATTTGGAAAAAGATCGTGTTATTATTTTTGTTGCTGGAACCGGGAATCCATATTTTACAACGGATACAGCTGCGGCACTTCGGGCAAAAGAAATTGGGGCTGAAGTTATTTTGAAGGCGACAAAAGTAGACGGTGTTTATTCGGCTGATCCTGTTAAGGATAAAAATGCTAAAAAATTTACGAGTTTGAAATTTATCGATGTTTTAAACAAAAATTTAAAAGTTATGGATGCAACAGCGATTAGTATGTGTATGGATAATAATTTACCAATCGTTGTTTTTAATTTAACCAAACCTGGTAATATCAAAAAAGCGGTATTTGGTGAAAAAATAGGAACAACCGTAAAATAAACGGGGGTGCGCAATGATTGTCAAAGAAGTCGTTCGAGAAACAGAAGCAAAGATGAAGAAAACAATTGAGTCAGTTGCTCGAGAATTTTTAGAGGTTCGAACTGGGCGAGCTCACCCAGGTCTTATTGAAGGGCTTCATGCAGATTATTATGGAACGCCAACAATGGTTAAGCAGATCGCTTCTATTTCTGTTCCTGACGCACGGACTGTTATGATTCAGCCTTGGGATCCGGCAGCTATTGCAGCTATTGAGAAAGCGATCACTAATTCAAAACTTGGCATTCTTCCATCGAATGATGGAAAAATTATTCGTTTAAGTATTCCGCAGCTTTCTAAAGAGCGACGTGCGGAGCTTACTAAACTTGTCAAGGAGATGGCAGAAAAAGGACGTGTTTCGATACGATCTATTCGTCGCGATGCAAATGATAAGGTGAAAAGTTTAGAGAGCGAAAAGAAGATTTCTGAGGATGATAGTTTTTCTGGGCAAGAATTGATTCAGAAGCTAACCGATAAATTTATTAAAGAAGTTGATGGTATTTTAGAGTCTAAAGATAAAGAATTGGAAGAGTTTGGTAAATAGTTCTTTTTAAGTTTTTTGACCCACTAGCTCATCCGGTAGAGCACAGCCCTTTTAAGGCTGGTGTGCCGCGTTCAAGTCGCGGGTGGGTCACCATTTGGGGCAGAGCCTTGCTAAAGGCTCTGCCCAAATATCGAACATTGTTCTTTTAACTTGATTTTACGGGCGGATGGCGGAATTGGTAGACGCGCTAGTCTTAGGAACTAGTGGGGCAACTCATGGAGGTTCAAGTCCTCTTCCGCCCACTTATAAGAATCATTTGTAAGAATTTATTATAAAATCATGCGGCGGTAATTCAGTGGTAGAATGCATCCTTGCCAAGGATGATGTCGTGAGTTCGAGCCTCATCCGCCGCTTTTAATTTATTTTCGATTGGGTTAATGATGGATCTTAAGGAGGAGTCAGATGAAGTTAAGTGAGTTTTTGTGTAAAAAGGCGATTTCGGTTGATCTAAAACAAAAAACAAAAAAAGAAGTTGTCCAAGAGCTGATTGGGCTTTTGGTTGATGCAGATGTTGTTGACAAAAAAAATAAAGGTAAAATCTTTGATGTCATTATTGCAAGAGAAGAATTAGGTTCAACTGCCATTGGTCAAGGCGTTGCGATTCCTCATGCTAAGTTTGATGGAATCAATAAGCTTGTGGCAAGTCTTGGTATTAGCAAAGAAGGCGTTGAATTTGATTCTCTTGACGGCGAACCCGCCCATATCTTTTTTCTCCTTATTGCGCCTGTCGATTCTGCTGGTCCACATCTGAAAGCTTTGGCCAGAATTTCTCGTCTCTTAAAAGACAAAT from Candidatus Omnitrophota bacterium harbors:
- a CDS encoding PTS sugar transporter subunit IIA, which codes for MKLSEFLCKKAISVDLKQKTKKEVVQELIGLLVDADVVDKKNKGKIFDVIIAREELGSTAIGQGVAIPHAKFDGINKLVASLGISKEGVEFDSLDGEPAHIFFLLIAPVDSAGPHLKALARISRLLKDKFFRDSLKSADSTKAVLKLIALEDERIS
- the pyrH gene encoding UMP kinase produces the protein MNKKPIYKRILLKLSGEAIQGTKGHGIDAEICVSLAKQIKEIWKSGVKVALVVGGGNIFRGQVECEKFDLNRSVADYMGMLATVLNGLALQNALEHVGVPTRVLTAIEMHAIAEPYIRRRAMRHLEKDRVIIFVAGTGNPYFTTDTAAALRAKEIGAEVILKATKVDGVYSADPVKDKNAKKFTSLKFIDVLNKNLKVMDATAISMCMDNNLPIVVFNLTKPGNIKKAVFGEKIGTTVK
- a CDS encoding translation elongation factor Ts, producing MGTGVDAIKELREMTSCGVIECKKALEETGGDLAKAKAVLRKRGLELAAKKGSRTAKEGRIETYIHLGSKIGVLAEVNCETDFVAKNDDFIQFSKDVVMHIAAMNPKYVRKEDIPEDILSEQKDKDAFCKEVCLLEQPFVKDSKLTIQDYLNNLVAKIGENMFVSRFARFKVGEVE
- the rpsB gene encoding 30S ribosomal protein S2 — protein: MTNELIKKLLEAGVHFGHQTKRWNPKMKPFIFGARSKIYIIDLEKTAECLNQAKDFLHEIAMKGGRVLFVGTKKQAQDVIVQEAKRSDMFYVNYRWPGGLLTNFETSKKSLEKLSNLEKILEDGTAEKLTKKEIARMGKECNKLSRDLNGIREMKDLPQAIFVVDPKKEEIAVREAKKLNIPVVAIIDTNCDPDMVTYPIPANDDALKSIRLILTIITDSVVEGRKGYMTSVSTQKKAKEENEGPIAEDKPQEAVSQEETV
- the frr gene encoding ribosome recycling factor gives rise to the protein MVKEVVRETEAKMKKTIESVAREFLEVRTGRAHPGLIEGLHADYYGTPTMVKQIASISVPDARTVMIQPWDPAAIAAIEKAITNSKLGILPSNDGKIIRLSIPQLSKERRAELTKLVKEMAEKGRVSIRSIRRDANDKVKSLESEKKISEDDSFSGQELIQKLTDKFIKEVDGILESKDKELEEFGK